Genomic DNA from Oligoflexia bacterium:
TGTTCAAGTAGCGCACTATCGTTTACGGTATAAATACGAATTTCAGGAAAATCTTTTGCTTGCTTGTCTTGTGAAAAAATATCTAAAAAATACTCATGCGACATATGCAAGGCTTCCACGGTAAAATTTGCATTTTGATAAAAAGATAAAACAAAATTGTTATCCACCAGACCTGCATAACGAAAGTCTGGATACTGATCATAAAACAAAGCAATCAACTCATGATCAAAAGAAGAAAAAACCAAACGTTTTTGCAATTGATGCCGCGAAACCATTTCGGCAATAGCCTTTAAATAATCATTGGAAAAGTACCGTTGATCTTTTTTAAATTCCCAATTCATTTGGCAGTGAGGATGACTTTTAAGAAAACGGGCAACACTCTCTAAATCAGGCACTTTCTCATTTTTATACTGATTGCTTTTCCAACTGCCAGCATCAAGTTTTTCAATATCCGCAGCCAAGTGATCTTTAAACAAACCATCGCCATTGCTTGTCCTATTTAATCGATCATCATGAAACAGATACGGTTGATGATCTTTGCTAAACTGAATATCACACTCGATAAAATCAAAACCTTTATCAATCGCCAATTTGAATGCCGCCAAAGTATTTTCTGGCGCTTGATAAGAAGCTCCTCTATGGGCAATTAAATGGTTCATAATCCCAACACAATCTCAAAAGGAAGGCCGTACCTTTTGAGATTACTCTTCCAAGGTTTCCAAGTAGCGCTCGCAGTCAATAGCAGCCATACAGCCAGAGGCCGCGGCAGTGATGGCTTGTCTGTAAACCTCATCTTGAACATCTCCACAAGCAAACACCCCTTCTTTGCTGGTTTTACTGCCTTCTTGCGTAAGAATGTAACCATTTTTACTAAGTTCTAATTGCCCCTCAAATAATTTAGTCATGGGTTTATGGCCAATAGCAATAAAAACACCCTGTACATTAAGCTCTGTTTTTTCATCCGCATTATTAATATTGGATAACTTTAAACCTGTTACTCCAGAGTTATCTCCAACAATATCATCCACCACGGTATTCCATAACCATTCAATTTTTTTATTGGCTTTGGCTCTTTCCTGCATGATTTGTGATGCTCTAAGCTCTTCTCTTCTATGAATCACGGTTACTTTATTGGCAAAACGGGTTAAAAACATGGCTTCTTCCAAAGCTGAGTCACCCCCACCAACGACAGCCACTTCTTTGTCTTTATAAAACGCACCATCACAAGTTGCACAAGTAGAAACACCTCTGCCCATCATGGTTTTTTCAGCCTCTAAACCTAAGAGTTTTGCAGTTGCACCGGTAGCAATAATAACGCTATCGGTTTCATATTCATTTTGTCCTACCCAAATTTTATAGGGTTTGCTTGAAAGATCGACTTTGGTTACATCCTTAGTCTCAAGACGTGTCCCAAAACGCTCAGCTTGTTTACGAAACATCTGCATCATCTCTGGTCCCATGACCCCTTCAGGAAAGCCTGGAAAATTTTCTACATCTGTGGTGGTCATCAACTGACCGCCTGCTTGATAACCTTCAAACATCAATGGTTTTAGCAATGCTCTTGATGTATAAATGGCCGCCGTTAAACCCGCCGGTCCAGACCCAATGATAATAACTTTTTCTTTTGCGTTGGCTGTTTCTTGCATGGTATTTCTAGTACACATAACTTAACATCTAATCAAGGTTATGTTACGCTAATATTCATTTTAGAATAAGACATGAAAAACAGTATTAAAAAATTTCCACTGCATTTAGGCTTAGACGCAAAAATCTTCTCTGAACCAATGTTTACCGGGTTTGATTGGTATGAAAGCTATGGTAAACGACATGCCAATGATGGTAAAGAAGGTCGTTTGGTATCCCTACATACTTTTGAAGAGTCTTGGGATGCCTGGGAGCAACATCCTGAAGGAGATGAAGTGGTTTTATGTCTTGAAGGTCGTTTAACCCTTATTCAAGAGATAAGTCCAGAAACCTACAAAGAAATTACTTTAGAACCTTATGAGTATGTCATTAATCCCAAGGGAGTTTGGCATACTGCCGATACTCAAAGCAAGACTACAGCTTTGTTTATAACTGCAGGCTTAGGTACTCAGCATAAACCCAGAACAAAAAATTCATCCACACTTTAGAAATTACTCTACACCTGTATTTTTTCGACGACTTTAAAAAATAATGCTAGGTTGTTAATCATGTCAGAAGATTCTTTTGCAAGTCGTCGCCAGAGTCAACGGGTTAAAGTTGAAATTGATGTTGATTTGGGTGCCTATGGAGAATATTTTTTAAGTAAGCTGGATAACGTCTCTACCGGTGGTGCTTTTGTTAAAACGCGCAAACTACAAGATGTGGGTTCAGAAGTTAAACTTAGATTCAAGCTTCCCGGTGATGATCAATTGATTGAAGCTGAAGGTATTGTTATCTGGACTTACAATCAAGCTGGCCCTATTGATGGCAACTCCTCGGGCATGGGCATTCAATTTACTGAAATTCTACAATCTGACCGTGACCGTATTAAGACTTTTGTGGCTCAACACACAAACCCGTAACAAGTCTTTTATTACCTGATAAAAAATTAAATGTTTTTATATCATTCATTGAAATCCACTTGAGCTCAGCATGTACATTTTTTTGTAAGGCATACGGTGAGTTTAAATAACATTGATAGAAAAATAATTGTACGCTCTTATTTGGGTAGGTGTATGTGTATGTATCAAGTAGCCTATTGATTTCAATAATCTCAATCCCCAACTCTTCCTTTAATTCTCTCATCAAGGCTTGCTGATGATTTTCCTCTAACTCTATTTTTCCCCCAGGAAATTCCCAATTCTGCTGACCATCTTTTCTTTTTGCAATCAGGATTTGATTATCCTGATTGTAAATCACAGCTGCCACGACTTGCACAGGCTTTAAACCTTTACTTTGATTGACTTTAACACCCATAAAAATTAATTTTTTACCTTAAAACTTAAACTTCTCATTAAAAATATGTTTATACTAGCTTGGAAATGAAAAAGAAACCCATTATTGGCATTGGCCCACATTACTTAACCAACCCAAAAAGAAAAAAAGTGATTGGTTGTTATGAAAATTATATTCGTTGCCTTGAGATGGCTGGTGCTAGTACACTGATCTTTACTGCAGACATGGATCATATTGATTATCATTTAAGCTTGGTGGATGGCATCATGCTCACCGGCGGAGATGACATACATCCCAGCTATTACCATGAGAAAAAACTCCCAAAAATTAAATTTGAGCTCTCACCTAATGAACGCAGTGACTATGATATTGCTTTACTTAAAAAAGCTTTAAAACAAGATATACCTTTTTTAGGTATTTGCCTTGGTTGCCAAACGCTTAATGTTGTTCAAGGAGGCAATTTATATCAAGACATGCCGTCACAACTGGAAAAAGTGAATGACCACAAAAAAGGTCAACATTGGATTGATTTAGAGAAAAAAACTTTACTTCATTCCATCTTAAAAAAAGATCGGGTCAAAGTAAACTCTAATCATCATCAAGCAGTAAAACAACCCGGTCAAGATCTTATTATCAGCGCTAGAGCTTTGGATGGAACAGTAGAAGCCATTGAATCCACCAAACATTCTTTTGCATTGGGCATTCAATGGCATCCAGAAGAGTTGTTAAAAACAGATGTAAGTAAAAGTATTTTTACTGCATTTGTGAAAGCTTGTAAATAAAGCCTCCACCTAAGAATGTTCATTAAAATAAAATTTTTTAAACAGCTTTGGCCTACAAGCATACTTGTATTGTTTTTATTAGGGGCTTTACACTTTTTGGAAAGAAATTTTTTTTCAAAGACTGGGACAATAGCTTTTTGGATTGGCGACGCAATGAGCTCTGAAACTTCGCAACAGTTTGTCGATCCATACAGCTTCAGTCATATACAACACGGTTTATTGTTCTTTGGATTGTTTTGGTTATTTAGAAATCGACTATCCCTTCACATAAGATTTTTGTTTGCAAGTGCTATTGAAGTTTTTTGGGAAATTTTAGAGAATACGCAATTTATCATTGATCGTTACCGAGAATCTACTGCCGCTTTGGGTTATTATGGAGACTCTATTTTTAATAGCTTGGGTGACCTCGCTTCTTGCTGGATTGGATTTTATCTTGCATATAAATTTGGATTAAGATTATCGGTTCTTTTATTCCTCATCATTGAAATTATTATGATAATCATGATTAAGGATAG
This window encodes:
- a CDS encoding glycerophosphodiester phosphodiesterase family protein, yielding MNHLIAHRGASYQAPENTLAAFKLAIDKGFDFIECDIQFSKDHQPYLFHDDRLNRTSNGDGLFKDHLAADIEKLDAGSWKSNQYKNEKVPDLESVARFLKSHPHCQMNWEFKKDQRYFSNDYLKAIAEMVSRHQLQKRLVFSSFDHELIALFYDQYPDFRYAGLVDNNFVLSFYQNANFTVEALHMSHEYFLDIFSQDKQAKDFPEIRIYTVNDSALLEQCKALGAQRFFTDKLEN
- the trxB gene encoding thioredoxin-disulfide reductase translates to MCTRNTMQETANAKEKVIIIGSGPAGLTAAIYTSRALLKPLMFEGYQAGGQLMTTTDVENFPGFPEGVMGPEMMQMFRKQAERFGTRLETKDVTKVDLSSKPYKIWVGQNEYETDSVIIATGATAKLLGLEAEKTMMGRGVSTCATCDGAFYKDKEVAVVGGGDSALEEAMFLTRFANKVTVIHRREELRASQIMQERAKANKKIEWLWNTVVDDIVGDNSGVTGLKLSNINNADEKTELNVQGVFIAIGHKPMTKLFEGQLELSKNGYILTQEGSKTSKEGVFACGDVQDEVYRQAITAAASGCMAAIDCERYLETLEE
- a CDS encoding cupin, producing MKNSIKKFPLHLGLDAKIFSEPMFTGFDWYESYGKRHANDGKEGRLVSLHTFEESWDAWEQHPEGDEVVLCLEGRLTLIQEISPETYKEITLEPYEYVINPKGVWHTADTQSKTTALFITAGLGTQHKPRTKNSSTL
- a CDS encoding TIGR02266 family protein encodes the protein MSEDSFASRRQSQRVKVEIDVDLGAYGEYFLSKLDNVSTGGAFVKTRKLQDVGSEVKLRFKLPGDDQLIEAEGIVIWTYNQAGPIDGNSSGMGIQFTEILQSDRDRIKTFVAQHTNP
- a CDS encoding NUDIX domain-containing protein, translating into MGVKVNQSKGLKPVQVVAAVIYNQDNQILIAKRKDGQQNWEFPGGKIELEENHQQALMRELKEELGIEIIEINRLLDTYTYTYPNKSVQLFFYQCYLNSPYALQKNVHAELKWISMNDIKTFNFLSGNKRLVTGLCVEPQKS
- a CDS encoding gamma-glutamyl-gamma-aminobutyrate hydrolase family protein (Members of this family of hydrolases with an active site Cys residue belong to MEROPS family C26.); the protein is MKKKPIIGIGPHYLTNPKRKKVIGCYENYIRCLEMAGASTLIFTADMDHIDYHLSLVDGIMLTGGDDIHPSYYHEKKLPKIKFELSPNERSDYDIALLKKALKQDIPFLGICLGCQTLNVVQGGNLYQDMPSQLEKVNDHKKGQHWIDLEKKTLLHSILKKDRVKVNSNHHQAVKQPGQDLIISARALDGTVEAIESTKHSFALGIQWHPEELLKTDVSKSIFTAFVKACK
- a CDS encoding DUF2585 family protein codes for the protein MFIKIKFFKQLWPTSILVLFLLGALHFLERNFFSKTGTIAFWIGDAMSSETSQQFVDPYSFSHIQHGLLFFGLFWLFRNRLSLHIRFLFASAIEVFWEILENTQFIIDRYRESTAALGYYGDSIFNSLGDLASCWIGFYLAYKFGLRLSVLLFLIIEIIMIIMIKDSLLLNIIMLLYPIDFIREWQLT